In Corylus avellana chromosome ca2, CavTom2PMs-1.0, the following proteins share a genomic window:
- the LOC132170556 gene encoding large ribosomal subunit protein eL32z, with the protein MAVPLLTKKIVKKRVKKFKRPQSDRKISVKTNWRRPKGIDSRVRRKFKGCTLMPNIGYGSDKKTRHYLPNGFKKFVVHNAKELELLMMHNRTYCAEIAHNVSTRKRKEIVERAAQLDVVVTNKLARLRSQEDE; encoded by the exons ATGGCGGTGCCGTTGCTGACGAAGAAGATCGTGAAGAAGCGGGTTAAGAAGTTCAAACGCCCACAGAGCGACCGCAAGATCTCCGTCAAG ACAAATTGGCGCAGGCCAAAGGGTATCGACTCTCGTGTAAGAAGAAAGTTCAAGGGATGCACGTTGATGCCCAACATTGGTTATGGTTCAGACAAGAAGACCCGTCATTATCTTCCTAATGGTTTCAAGAAATTTGTTGTGCACAACGCCAAAGAGCTTGAGTTGCTGATGATGCACAACAG gACTTACTGTGCTGAGATTGCACACAATGTGTCCACAAGGAAGAGAAAAGAGATTGTGGAGAGAGCCGCCCAGCTGGATGTTGTTGTGACCAACAAGCTTGCGAGGTTGCGCAGCCAGGAAGATGAATGA
- the LOC132170548 gene encoding pre-mRNA-processing factor 39-2 isoform X3, translating to MSFVGKDYSCHTLWDKYIQFEFSQQQWSSLAHIYMQALRFPSRKLHHYYDCFKKLVAFLEKEMECQSISAVEKLEAEPVLDNKVSICFKNDEISSIVKDLLDSSAGIARSKALQKYLLVGEWLYKEACQLAEKISCFEANIRRSYFHVKPLDASQMDNWHCYLDFVEMQGDFDWAVKLYERCLIPCAGYPEFWMRYVKFMESKGGREIANHAMDRSTLIFLKGVPVIHLFNSRFKEQIGDVFGARASFLKCEADSDSNFVENAKMKANMEKRLGNFEAASNVYKEALEMAAMKKMLHSLPILYVHFSRLTYTSTGSADAARDILVDGIKHVPNCKLLLKELINFTMMHEGPRHINVVESVIANAISQGPGVSQGLDAKDAEDISSLYLEFVDLCGTIHDLTRAWNRHIRLFPHSLRTASSKHPTTDAKALKLAKEVREETFDSSSGLLIQLPLEDDKMSPTESPDTQAPTNISEERLPSLDNNDNQFESVTIDQLQSSEADNSLQERLEQESPKVSEWPRGNSPEPNVPLVQGEQLSLKVPQQRRDSPEPSVSSLDLIRIKHASQEVSKQPREDTYKQNVSSVDLVSNVANGTEFVQASQEYLKEYDVQKQCEHDMKPPSLENLSLNTQNDTSPDSVPSTSHKREAPEETCVSNGSMRESSCNASPDASLYGLLDTQASARTEIEVVNSSSSMSHQNLIPTQALRQPQFAANIGGSWRQKNNSDRFHRNSKFGFRGQHSQRKPRQQRQESPQQYSQAEMDPQIPQGYSSQPLPSLNTQVQQSSEAQNQYQAAAAQTNIPTQHAWPTQNKQQQSFATASQSQLPAPHASSQTSQYPMQSNGQYGHMQNSEYNQMWQYYYYQQQQFLLQQQQLQLQQQQQQQPQQQQYQQQLQQHYHQQPSFQHEQQLQQQQLQYNHQQQFQFQQQFLQQQQQHLFYLQQQQQQPLQHQQQQPLQQQQQLPLQEQQQLPLQQQQQPPLQEEQQQELEQKEHQQHNTPSEVQT from the exons ATGTCCTTTGTTGGGAAAGATTACTCGTGCCATACTTTGTGGGACAAATACATTCAATTTGAGTTTTCTCAGCAGCAATGGAGTTCACTAGCACACATTTACATGCAAGCTCTGCGATTCCCAAGCAGGAAGTTGCATCACTATTATGATTG TTTTAAGAAGTTGGTTGCCTTTTTGGAAAAGGAGATGGAATGCCAGAGCATTTCTGCTGTTGAAAAATTAGAAGCAGAGCCTGTGCTTGATAACAAAGTGTCAATATGTTTTAAGAATGACGAGATTTCTTCAATCGTAAAAGACCTATTGGATTCATCTGCTGGCATTGCAAGATCTAAAGCACTGCAGAAATATCTGTTAGTGGGAGAATGGTTATACAAGGAAGCATGCCAGTTGGCTGAAAAAATTTCCTGCTTTGAAGCTAATATTCGGAGGTCTTATTTCCATGTCAAGCCTCTAGATGCCAGCCAAATGGATAATTGGCATTGCTATCTGGACTTTGTTGAGATGCAAGGAGATTTTGACTGG GCTGTTAAACTTTATGAGAGGTGCTTGATTCCCTGTGCCGGTTATCCTGAATTCTGGATGCGTTACGTGAAATTCATGGAATCTAAGGGAGGAAGAGAAATAGCCAATCATGCTATGGACCGATCaacactaatttttttgaaa GGAGTCCCAGTGATCCATCTTTTCAATTCCAGGTTTAAGGAGCAAATAGGAGATGTGTTTGGGGCCCGCGCCTCTTTTCTGAAGTGTGAGGCAGACTCAGATTCCAACTTTGTGGAAAATGCTAAAATGAAGGCGAACATGGAAAAGCGGCTG GGAAATTTTGAAGCGGCTTCTAATGTATATAAAGAAGCACTAGAAATGGCTGCTATGAAGAAAATGTTGCATTCTCTTCCCATTTTATATGTTCATTTTTCTCGACTTACATATACG AGTACTGGTAGTGCAGATGCTGCTAGAGATATCTTAGTGGACGGCATCAAACATGTGCCTAACTGCAAATTACTTCTAAAG GAGCTGATAAATTTCACAATGATGCATGAAGGGCCAAGGCACATAAATGTGGTAGAGTCTGTTATAGCTAATGCAATATCTCAAGGGCCAGGTGTATCTCAAGGACTGGATGCGAAAGATGCGGAGGATATTTCAAGCTTATATTTAGAG TTTGTTGACCTTTGTGGAACCATCCATGATTTAACAAGGGCATGGAACCGGCACATAAGATTGTTTCCACACTCTCTAAGGACAGCTTCTTCTAAGCACCCAACTACCGATGCAAAAGCCTTGAAACTGGCTAAGGAAGTAAGAGAAGAAACTTTTGATTCTAGTTCTGGCCTCTTGATCCAGCTGCCTTTAGAAGACGATAAAATGTCACCAACTGAAAGTCCTGATACCCAGGCTCCAACTAACATATCAGAAGAGAGACTACCATCTTTAGACAATAATGATAATCAGTTTGAGTCGGTTACCATTGACCAACTTCAATCAAGTGAAGCTGATAACAGCTTACAGGAAAGATTAGAACAGGAATCTCCAAAAGTTTCTGAATGGCCCAGAGGCAATAGTCCCGAACCAAATGTGCCATTAGTACAAGGAGAACAGCTATCTCTGAAAGTTCCTCAGCAGCGAAGAGATTCTCCTGAACCAAGTGTGTCATCTTTGGATTTAATACGAATTAAACATGCATCTCAAGAAGTTTCCAAGCAGCCTAGAGAAGATACTTACAAACAAAATGTTTCATCCGTAGACCTAGTTAGTAATGTCGCTAACGGAACTGAATTTGTGCAAGCTTCTCAAGAATACTTAAAAGAGTATGATGTTCAGAAACAGTGTGAACATGATATGAAGCCACCTTCATTGGAGAATCTCTCCTTGAACACTCAGAATGATACATCTCCAGATTCTGTTCCCTCTACATCTCACAAGCGGGAAGCTCCTGAAGAAACCTGTGTGTCAAATGGAAGCATGAGAGAGAGCAGTTGTAATGCTAGTCCAGATGCTTCCTTGTACGGCCTATTAGATACTCAAGCTTCTGCCAGAACTGAAATTGAAGTGGTTAATTCCTCATCTTCAATGAGCCATCAAAATCTTATTCCAACACAGGCACTCAGACAGCCACAGTTTGCTGCAAATATTGGTGGAAGCTGGCGTCAAAAGAATAATTCTGATAGATTTCATAGAAATTCTAAATTTGGTTTTCGTGGCCAGCATTCACAGCGAAAACCGCGTCAACAGCGGCAGGAGTCTCCTCAACAGTACTCACAGGCTGAAATGGATCCCCAAATACCCCAAGGTTATTCTAGTCAGCCTTTGCCTTCTCTAAATACACAAGTTCAGCAAAGCAGCGAAGCACAAAATCAGTACCAAGCAGCAGCTGCTCAAACTAATATACCAACGCAGCATGCCTGGCCTACACAAAACAAGCAGCAACAGAGTTTTGCCACTGCATCTCAGTCTCAACTGCCAGCTCCTCATGCTTCTTCTCAGACATCTCAATATCCAATGCAAAGTAATGGGCAGTATGGGCATATGCAAAATAGCGAATATAATCAGATGTGGCAGTATTATTACTACCAGCAACAGCAGTTTCTTCTACAACAACAGCAGCTGCAACtgcaacagcagcagcagcaacagccCCAGCAGCAGCAGTATCAGCAGCAACTGCAACAACATTACCATCAACAACCATCCTTTCAGCATGAGCAACAGCTTCAGCAACAACAACTACAATACAATCACCAGCAACAGTTTCAGTTCCAACAACAATTTCTGCAGCAGCAACAACAGCATCTATTTTACCTACAGCAGCAACAACAGCAGCCACTACAACATCAACAGCAGCAGCCATTGCAGCAGCAACAGCAGCTGCCACTGCAGGAGCAACAGCAGCTGCCACTGCAGCAGCAACAGCAGCCACCTCTACAGGAGGAACAGCAACAAGAACTAGAACAGAAAGAACACCAGCAACATAATACTCCATCAGAGGTCCAAACATAG
- the LOC132170548 gene encoding pre-mRNA-processing factor 39-2 isoform X1, with amino-acid sequence MSLVPIAQAQPMESESPVGFDVLKIDEGIAKGSLEFEEWTTLISEIEKLYPDDIQKICLVYDSFLSEFPLCHGYWRKYAEHKTRLCTVDKVVEIFERAVQSAPYSVGVWVDFCSFSISVFEDPSDIRRLFQRGMSFVGKDYSCHTLWDKYIQFEFSQQQWSSLAHIYMQALRFPSRKLHHYYDCFKKLVAFLEKEMECQSISAVEKLEAEPVLDNKVSICFKNDEISSIVKDLLDSSAGIARSKALQKYLLVGEWLYKEACQLAEKISCFEANIRRSYFHVKPLDASQMDNWHCYLDFVEMQGDFDWAVKLYERCLIPCAGYPEFWMRYVKFMESKGGREIANHAMDRSTLIFLKGVPVIHLFNSRFKEQIGDVFGARASFLKCEADSDSNFVENAKMKANMEKRLGNFEAASNVYKEALEMAAMKKMLHSLPILYVHFSRLTYTSTGSADAARDILVDGIKHVPNCKLLLKELINFTMMHEGPRHINVVESVIANAISQGPGVSQGLDAKDAEDISSLYLEFVDLCGTIHDLTRAWNRHIRLFPHSLRTASSKHPTTDAKALKLAKEVREETFDSSSGLLIQLPLEDDKMSPTESPDTQAPTNISEERLPSLDNNDNQFESVTIDQLQSSEADNSLQERLEQESPKVSEWPRGNSPEPNVPLVQGEQLSLKVPQQRRDSPEPSVSSLDLIRIKHASQEVSKQPREDTYKQNVSSVDLVSNVANGTEFVQASQEYLKEYDVQKQCEHDMKPPSLENLSLNTQNDTSPDSVPSTSHKREAPEETCVSNGSMRESSCNASPDASLYGLLDTQASARTEIEVVNSSSSMSHQNLIPTQALRQPQFAANIGGSWRQKNNSDRFHRNSKFGFRGQHSQRKPRQQRQESPQQYSQAEMDPQIPQGYSSQPLPSLNTQVQQSSEAQNQYQAAAAQTNIPTQHAWPTQNKQQQSFATASQSQLPAPHASSQTSQYPMQSNGQYGHMQNSEYNQMWQYYYYQQQQFLLQQQQLQLQQQQQQQPQQQQYQQQLQQHYHQQPSFQHEQQLQQQQLQYNHQQQFQFQQQFLQQQQQHLFYLQQQQQQPLQHQQQQPLQQQQQLPLQEQQQLPLQQQQQPPLQEEQQQELEQKEHQQHNTPSEVQT; translated from the exons ATGTCTCTGGTCCCAATTGCACAGGCTCAGCCCATGGAATCAGAGTCTCcag TTGGTTTTGATGTGCTCAAAATTGATGAAGGTATTGCTAAAGGATCACTAGAATTTGAAGAGTGGACAACGCTTATTTCAGAGATTGAGAAATTGTATCCT GATGACATTCAAAAAATATGCTTAGTTTATGACTCCTTCTTGTCTGAGTTTCCCTTATGCCATGGATACTGGAGGAAGTACGCTGAGCATAAGACACGCTTATGCACTGTTGACAAggttgttgaaatctttgaacGAGCTGTCCAATCAGCACCGTACTCTGTTGGTGTGTGGGTTGATTTCTGTAGCTTCAGTATATCAGTTTTTGAGGATCCATCTGATATTCGTAG ATTGTTTCAAAGGGGCATGTCCTTTGTTGGGAAAGATTACTCGTGCCATACTTTGTGGGACAAATACATTCAATTTGAGTTTTCTCAGCAGCAATGGAGTTCACTAGCACACATTTACATGCAAGCTCTGCGATTCCCAAGCAGGAAGTTGCATCACTATTATGATTG TTTTAAGAAGTTGGTTGCCTTTTTGGAAAAGGAGATGGAATGCCAGAGCATTTCTGCTGTTGAAAAATTAGAAGCAGAGCCTGTGCTTGATAACAAAGTGTCAATATGTTTTAAGAATGACGAGATTTCTTCAATCGTAAAAGACCTATTGGATTCATCTGCTGGCATTGCAAGATCTAAAGCACTGCAGAAATATCTGTTAGTGGGAGAATGGTTATACAAGGAAGCATGCCAGTTGGCTGAAAAAATTTCCTGCTTTGAAGCTAATATTCGGAGGTCTTATTTCCATGTCAAGCCTCTAGATGCCAGCCAAATGGATAATTGGCATTGCTATCTGGACTTTGTTGAGATGCAAGGAGATTTTGACTGG GCTGTTAAACTTTATGAGAGGTGCTTGATTCCCTGTGCCGGTTATCCTGAATTCTGGATGCGTTACGTGAAATTCATGGAATCTAAGGGAGGAAGAGAAATAGCCAATCATGCTATGGACCGATCaacactaatttttttgaaa GGAGTCCCAGTGATCCATCTTTTCAATTCCAGGTTTAAGGAGCAAATAGGAGATGTGTTTGGGGCCCGCGCCTCTTTTCTGAAGTGTGAGGCAGACTCAGATTCCAACTTTGTGGAAAATGCTAAAATGAAGGCGAACATGGAAAAGCGGCTG GGAAATTTTGAAGCGGCTTCTAATGTATATAAAGAAGCACTAGAAATGGCTGCTATGAAGAAAATGTTGCATTCTCTTCCCATTTTATATGTTCATTTTTCTCGACTTACATATACG AGTACTGGTAGTGCAGATGCTGCTAGAGATATCTTAGTGGACGGCATCAAACATGTGCCTAACTGCAAATTACTTCTAAAG GAGCTGATAAATTTCACAATGATGCATGAAGGGCCAAGGCACATAAATGTGGTAGAGTCTGTTATAGCTAATGCAATATCTCAAGGGCCAGGTGTATCTCAAGGACTGGATGCGAAAGATGCGGAGGATATTTCAAGCTTATATTTAGAG TTTGTTGACCTTTGTGGAACCATCCATGATTTAACAAGGGCATGGAACCGGCACATAAGATTGTTTCCACACTCTCTAAGGACAGCTTCTTCTAAGCACCCAACTACCGATGCAAAAGCCTTGAAACTGGCTAAGGAAGTAAGAGAAGAAACTTTTGATTCTAGTTCTGGCCTCTTGATCCAGCTGCCTTTAGAAGACGATAAAATGTCACCAACTGAAAGTCCTGATACCCAGGCTCCAACTAACATATCAGAAGAGAGACTACCATCTTTAGACAATAATGATAATCAGTTTGAGTCGGTTACCATTGACCAACTTCAATCAAGTGAAGCTGATAACAGCTTACAGGAAAGATTAGAACAGGAATCTCCAAAAGTTTCTGAATGGCCCAGAGGCAATAGTCCCGAACCAAATGTGCCATTAGTACAAGGAGAACAGCTATCTCTGAAAGTTCCTCAGCAGCGAAGAGATTCTCCTGAACCAAGTGTGTCATCTTTGGATTTAATACGAATTAAACATGCATCTCAAGAAGTTTCCAAGCAGCCTAGAGAAGATACTTACAAACAAAATGTTTCATCCGTAGACCTAGTTAGTAATGTCGCTAACGGAACTGAATTTGTGCAAGCTTCTCAAGAATACTTAAAAGAGTATGATGTTCAGAAACAGTGTGAACATGATATGAAGCCACCTTCATTGGAGAATCTCTCCTTGAACACTCAGAATGATACATCTCCAGATTCTGTTCCCTCTACATCTCACAAGCGGGAAGCTCCTGAAGAAACCTGTGTGTCAAATGGAAGCATGAGAGAGAGCAGTTGTAATGCTAGTCCAGATGCTTCCTTGTACGGCCTATTAGATACTCAAGCTTCTGCCAGAACTGAAATTGAAGTGGTTAATTCCTCATCTTCAATGAGCCATCAAAATCTTATTCCAACACAGGCACTCAGACAGCCACAGTTTGCTGCAAATATTGGTGGAAGCTGGCGTCAAAAGAATAATTCTGATAGATTTCATAGAAATTCTAAATTTGGTTTTCGTGGCCAGCATTCACAGCGAAAACCGCGTCAACAGCGGCAGGAGTCTCCTCAACAGTACTCACAGGCTGAAATGGATCCCCAAATACCCCAAGGTTATTCTAGTCAGCCTTTGCCTTCTCTAAATACACAAGTTCAGCAAAGCAGCGAAGCACAAAATCAGTACCAAGCAGCAGCTGCTCAAACTAATATACCAACGCAGCATGCCTGGCCTACACAAAACAAGCAGCAACAGAGTTTTGCCACTGCATCTCAGTCTCAACTGCCAGCTCCTCATGCTTCTTCTCAGACATCTCAATATCCAATGCAAAGTAATGGGCAGTATGGGCATATGCAAAATAGCGAATATAATCAGATGTGGCAGTATTATTACTACCAGCAACAGCAGTTTCTTCTACAACAACAGCAGCTGCAACtgcaacagcagcagcagcaacagccCCAGCAGCAGCAGTATCAGCAGCAACTGCAACAACATTACCATCAACAACCATCCTTTCAGCATGAGCAACAGCTTCAGCAACAACAACTACAATACAATCACCAGCAACAGTTTCAGTTCCAACAACAATTTCTGCAGCAGCAACAACAGCATCTATTTTACCTACAGCAGCAACAACAGCAGCCACTACAACATCAACAGCAGCAGCCATTGCAGCAGCAACAGCAGCTGCCACTGCAGGAGCAACAGCAGCTGCCACTGCAGCAGCAACAGCAGCCACCTCTACAGGAGGAACAGCAACAAGAACTAGAACAGAAAGAACACCAGCAACATAATACTCCATCAGAGGTCCAAACATAG
- the LOC132170548 gene encoding pre-mRNA-processing factor 39-2 isoform X2, translating into MSLVPIAQAQPMESESPVGFDVLKIDEGIAKGSLEFEEWTTLISEIEKLYPDDIQKICLVYDSFLSEFPLCHGYWRKYAEHKTRLCTVDKVVEIFERAVQSAPYSVGVWVDFCSFSISVFEDPSDIRRLFQRGMSFVGKDYSCHTLWDKYIQFEFSQQQWSSLAHIYMQALRFPSRKLHHYYDCFKKLVAFLEKEMECQSISAVEKLEAEPVLDNKVSICFKNDEISSIVKDLLDSSAGIARSKALQKYLLVGEWLYKEACQLAEKISCFEANIRRSYFHVKPLDASQMDNWHCYLDFVEMQGDFDWAVKLYERCLIPCAGYPEFWMRYVKFMESKGGREIANHAMDRSTLIFLKSTGSADAARDILVDGIKHVPNCKLLLKELINFTMMHEGPRHINVVESVIANAISQGPGVSQGLDAKDAEDISSLYLEFVDLCGTIHDLTRAWNRHIRLFPHSLRTASSKHPTTDAKALKLAKEVREETFDSSSGLLIQLPLEDDKMSPTESPDTQAPTNISEERLPSLDNNDNQFESVTIDQLQSSEADNSLQERLEQESPKVSEWPRGNSPEPNVPLVQGEQLSLKVPQQRRDSPEPSVSSLDLIRIKHASQEVSKQPREDTYKQNVSSVDLVSNVANGTEFVQASQEYLKEYDVQKQCEHDMKPPSLENLSLNTQNDTSPDSVPSTSHKREAPEETCVSNGSMRESSCNASPDASLYGLLDTQASARTEIEVVNSSSSMSHQNLIPTQALRQPQFAANIGGSWRQKNNSDRFHRNSKFGFRGQHSQRKPRQQRQESPQQYSQAEMDPQIPQGYSSQPLPSLNTQVQQSSEAQNQYQAAAAQTNIPTQHAWPTQNKQQQSFATASQSQLPAPHASSQTSQYPMQSNGQYGHMQNSEYNQMWQYYYYQQQQFLLQQQQLQLQQQQQQQPQQQQYQQQLQQHYHQQPSFQHEQQLQQQQLQYNHQQQFQFQQQFLQQQQQHLFYLQQQQQQPLQHQQQQPLQQQQQLPLQEQQQLPLQQQQQPPLQEEQQQELEQKEHQQHNTPSEVQT; encoded by the exons ATGTCTCTGGTCCCAATTGCACAGGCTCAGCCCATGGAATCAGAGTCTCcag TTGGTTTTGATGTGCTCAAAATTGATGAAGGTATTGCTAAAGGATCACTAGAATTTGAAGAGTGGACAACGCTTATTTCAGAGATTGAGAAATTGTATCCT GATGACATTCAAAAAATATGCTTAGTTTATGACTCCTTCTTGTCTGAGTTTCCCTTATGCCATGGATACTGGAGGAAGTACGCTGAGCATAAGACACGCTTATGCACTGTTGACAAggttgttgaaatctttgaacGAGCTGTCCAATCAGCACCGTACTCTGTTGGTGTGTGGGTTGATTTCTGTAGCTTCAGTATATCAGTTTTTGAGGATCCATCTGATATTCGTAG ATTGTTTCAAAGGGGCATGTCCTTTGTTGGGAAAGATTACTCGTGCCATACTTTGTGGGACAAATACATTCAATTTGAGTTTTCTCAGCAGCAATGGAGTTCACTAGCACACATTTACATGCAAGCTCTGCGATTCCCAAGCAGGAAGTTGCATCACTATTATGATTG TTTTAAGAAGTTGGTTGCCTTTTTGGAAAAGGAGATGGAATGCCAGAGCATTTCTGCTGTTGAAAAATTAGAAGCAGAGCCTGTGCTTGATAACAAAGTGTCAATATGTTTTAAGAATGACGAGATTTCTTCAATCGTAAAAGACCTATTGGATTCATCTGCTGGCATTGCAAGATCTAAAGCACTGCAGAAATATCTGTTAGTGGGAGAATGGTTATACAAGGAAGCATGCCAGTTGGCTGAAAAAATTTCCTGCTTTGAAGCTAATATTCGGAGGTCTTATTTCCATGTCAAGCCTCTAGATGCCAGCCAAATGGATAATTGGCATTGCTATCTGGACTTTGTTGAGATGCAAGGAGATTTTGACTGG GCTGTTAAACTTTATGAGAGGTGCTTGATTCCCTGTGCCGGTTATCCTGAATTCTGGATGCGTTACGTGAAATTCATGGAATCTAAGGGAGGAAGAGAAATAGCCAATCATGCTATGGACCGATCaacactaatttttttgaaa AGTACTGGTAGTGCAGATGCTGCTAGAGATATCTTAGTGGACGGCATCAAACATGTGCCTAACTGCAAATTACTTCTAAAG GAGCTGATAAATTTCACAATGATGCATGAAGGGCCAAGGCACATAAATGTGGTAGAGTCTGTTATAGCTAATGCAATATCTCAAGGGCCAGGTGTATCTCAAGGACTGGATGCGAAAGATGCGGAGGATATTTCAAGCTTATATTTAGAG TTTGTTGACCTTTGTGGAACCATCCATGATTTAACAAGGGCATGGAACCGGCACATAAGATTGTTTCCACACTCTCTAAGGACAGCTTCTTCTAAGCACCCAACTACCGATGCAAAAGCCTTGAAACTGGCTAAGGAAGTAAGAGAAGAAACTTTTGATTCTAGTTCTGGCCTCTTGATCCAGCTGCCTTTAGAAGACGATAAAATGTCACCAACTGAAAGTCCTGATACCCAGGCTCCAACTAACATATCAGAAGAGAGACTACCATCTTTAGACAATAATGATAATCAGTTTGAGTCGGTTACCATTGACCAACTTCAATCAAGTGAAGCTGATAACAGCTTACAGGAAAGATTAGAACAGGAATCTCCAAAAGTTTCTGAATGGCCCAGAGGCAATAGTCCCGAACCAAATGTGCCATTAGTACAAGGAGAACAGCTATCTCTGAAAGTTCCTCAGCAGCGAAGAGATTCTCCTGAACCAAGTGTGTCATCTTTGGATTTAATACGAATTAAACATGCATCTCAAGAAGTTTCCAAGCAGCCTAGAGAAGATACTTACAAACAAAATGTTTCATCCGTAGACCTAGTTAGTAATGTCGCTAACGGAACTGAATTTGTGCAAGCTTCTCAAGAATACTTAAAAGAGTATGATGTTCAGAAACAGTGTGAACATGATATGAAGCCACCTTCATTGGAGAATCTCTCCTTGAACACTCAGAATGATACATCTCCAGATTCTGTTCCCTCTACATCTCACAAGCGGGAAGCTCCTGAAGAAACCTGTGTGTCAAATGGAAGCATGAGAGAGAGCAGTTGTAATGCTAGTCCAGATGCTTCCTTGTACGGCCTATTAGATACTCAAGCTTCTGCCAGAACTGAAATTGAAGTGGTTAATTCCTCATCTTCAATGAGCCATCAAAATCTTATTCCAACACAGGCACTCAGACAGCCACAGTTTGCTGCAAATATTGGTGGAAGCTGGCGTCAAAAGAATAATTCTGATAGATTTCATAGAAATTCTAAATTTGGTTTTCGTGGCCAGCATTCACAGCGAAAACCGCGTCAACAGCGGCAGGAGTCTCCTCAACAGTACTCACAGGCTGAAATGGATCCCCAAATACCCCAAGGTTATTCTAGTCAGCCTTTGCCTTCTCTAAATACACAAGTTCAGCAAAGCAGCGAAGCACAAAATCAGTACCAAGCAGCAGCTGCTCAAACTAATATACCAACGCAGCATGCCTGGCCTACACAAAACAAGCAGCAACAGAGTTTTGCCACTGCATCTCAGTCTCAACTGCCAGCTCCTCATGCTTCTTCTCAGACATCTCAATATCCAATGCAAAGTAATGGGCAGTATGGGCATATGCAAAATAGCGAATATAATCAGATGTGGCAGTATTATTACTACCAGCAACAGCAGTTTCTTCTACAACAACAGCAGCTGCAACtgcaacagcagcagcagcaacagccCCAGCAGCAGCAGTATCAGCAGCAACTGCAACAACATTACCATCAACAACCATCCTTTCAGCATGAGCAACAGCTTCAGCAACAACAACTACAATACAATCACCAGCAACAGTTTCAGTTCCAACAACAATTTCTGCAGCAGCAACAACAGCATCTATTTTACCTACAGCAGCAACAACAGCAGCCACTACAACATCAACAGCAGCAGCCATTGCAGCAGCAACAGCAGCTGCCACTGCAGGAGCAACAGCAGCTGCCACTGCAGCAGCAACAGCAGCCACCTCTACAGGAGGAACAGCAACAAGAACTAGAACAGAAAGAACACCAGCAACATAATACTCCATCAGAGGTCCAAACATAG